The Papilio machaon chromosome 3, ilPapMach1.1, whole genome shotgun sequence genome window below encodes:
- the LOC106719561 gene encoding ras GTPase-activating protein raskol isoform X3: MRCDDKPVVITYPCRAEGWLDKCDGAAVAQSGAAVGVPASWEPFYCVLQQDRRTLTAYTSEELASFPGFYVDRKQSTNNNGEYSTRSLPRVRIDAGSNAGTAGVRLRCWAAPPSITEEEVEDEIEEDAVSLRAVPVQDTSYEKACRRGSAPSTPVPGAQAQHSPSRLASFFFSKRSFRSNPLKRTKSATKLERERALAAVPTHPPAHALRTSRSHESLLSAHSPAVSTMDLGPPNQVEIRALHSSVLGRAHCFALSAENRAPRYFACASRKERDRWIYSLRQAARPDEMRTRRCERTVKLWLLEAKAIPPKKRYYCEILLDDTLYARSSSKLKTELCFWGEVYEFGALPAVRNIHVNVYREPERRARKRDKHALVGTVRIPVDDVSSRYLNERWYPLSAESPTSPARSGGSTGPAAAGTPAPALRIKCRYQSVDVLPLDCYARFLDYLTRHYRRLCEYLEPVIGVKAKEDIGCALVLCMAGAGLAPRYLADVVALDVRRTGDHSLTFRGNSLATKSMEAYLKLVGDQYLQETLGEAVCWAAGSGAECEVDPLRAGGGAALRRHQAALRDAVTRAWRAIAASAPDFPPPLRDCFATFRERLTSMGREDISDNLISASIFLRFLCPAILSPSLFGITHEYPNERAARNLTLVAKTLQTLANFTRFQGKEAFMEFLNDFLEQEAPNMKAFLRAISTRPQDQQSQQTQENKRDSSVSQGSAGSEGSGRGAAAGGAVGGAVGGAVGGAVGAGGVEPDPEWAPHVDLGKQLATLHALLVDSLPKLPQPRIQELEPLSDILEELSNRLASNDNGPMAPVSDNIFRFNDPTCNTPTKQSNAEPPTNGQLNNNFAHSSPIMNKNGVQFNISPSKSNAEDSKYKGTYAAVSKSPSFNLRSATLPRNGYGSNQQNQNVNPDRYSSQYNNQEHCVNLKVVQIGFGSDQYPKGISNGLNESLERRFQDRYKPNNYNQQQSHFHNSNYNTERSPSNDSINHNYSSNEMQNIMKETATLEELSDLLKYADDSDIVDDKQNNKKITSQSKMNNNNNNNNIVNGNKTNYTNNGSNVSISGLSNVASSGYQSIATYSQSSSPIENTGHHHQPYENGGQPMSRYSQLNYQKQREKQYYDSKNEKFYPKSPVQQKIEYDIQKYGIQNFTTADNVQSNTNANSKIAPLVFTNPVYNMEDGRQAQEKNANNDNRNSKRCPCGSSSSSIDEEGLSTDNVETNSEEGSTNFNDDGRNFDQQNRNNTHRKLTRDNCSYEDSYQRNHNHSPRIRDDESSSNSPSLRKNSKTRMPRTNPMLSYSTNQNQLNLKHFGQRGEMYESKPHHISTDSGYPMSRSDSNVEEVNKEMYRLQISRSQKAMFNMENSKNSPEKFTMTENTIPETNYPLDRAYSGTKMSSSRVNEDLERHQDYYGMRDRRDSPNTAVFGGSQTSEASERVNSREVRGERGEREPTTRDKLQRRLSLESARDLTDSSDDVDDTLYSTTGRRRTSKHHRTIEQYEREIERLKCSVELLRGRLGPAEPGQDHTDAKMKAIISRLICVEEELRREQRKMAAALSHKQRVIEAQEHRIAALDEANTRLLSALVHLQQRAPHPAPTHSHHELQI, from the exons ACACATCTTATGAAAAAGCGTGTCGGCGGGGCTCGGCGCCGAGTACGCCGGTGCCGGGTGCGCAGGCGCAGCACAGCCCCTCGCGGCTCGCCTCCTTCTTCTTCTCGAAGCGATCGTTTAGGAGCAACCCGCTTAAAAGGACCAAATCCGCTACGAAGTTGGAAAGAGAAAGAGCGCTGGCTGCAGTCCCCACACATCCTCCGGCACACGCTCTGCGGACCTCTAG atctCATGAAAGTCTACTGTCAGCTCACTCACCCGCCGTATCCACTATGGATTTGGGACCACCAAATCAA GTAGAAATCCGTGCGCTGCACTCGTCGGTGTTGGGCCGTGCGCACTGCTTCGCGCTCAGCGCAGAGAACAGAGCGCCGCGGTACTTCGCCTGCGCCTCGAGGAAGGAACGCGACCGCTGGATATACAG CCTTCGGCAAGCGGCGCGACCGGACGAGATGCGTACACGCCGATGCGAACGCACCGTCAAACTGTGGCTCCTAGAGGCCAAGGCCATACCGCCCAAGAAACGATATTACTGTGAAATACTGCTAGACGATACGCTCTATGCAag GTCGTCGTCGAAGCTGAAGACGGAGCTGTGCTTTTGGGGTGAGGTGTACGAGTTCGGTGCCTTACCCGCTGTACGCAACATACACGTCAACGTGTATCGCGAGCCCGAGAGACGTGCGCGCAAGCGGGACAAGCACGCACTAGTCG GAACAGTCCGCATCCCGGTGGACGACGTGTCCTCGCGCTACCTGAACGAGCGTTGGTACCCGCTGTCGGCGGAGTCCCCGACGTCGCCGGCGCGCTCTGGGGGCAGCACGGGGCCCGCTGCGGCGGGGACGCCGGCGCCCGCACTGCGCATCAAGTGTCGCTACCAGAGCGTGGACGTGCTGCCGCTCGACTGCTATGCGCGCTTTCTGGACTACCTCACGCGGCACTACCGCAGGCTCTGCGAGTATCTCGAACCTGTCATCG GTGTGAAAGCGAAAGAGGACATCGGTTGCGCACTGGTGCTATGTATGGCGGGCGCGGGCCTAGCCCCGCGCTACCTGGCCGACGTGGTGGCGTTAGACGTTCGCCGCACCGGCGACCACTCGCTCACCTTCCGAGGCAACTCCCTCGCCACTAAGAGCATGGAGGCCTACCTCAAGCTCGTCGGCGACCAGTACCTCCAG GAGACGCTGGGCGAGGCGGTGTGCTGGGCGGCGGGTAGCGGCGCGGAGTGCGAGGTGGACCCGCTGCGGGCGGGCGGGGGCGCGGCGCTGCGCCGGCACCAGGCGGCACTGCGGGACGCTGTGACGCGCGCCTGGCGAGCCATCGCCGCCTCCGCACCTGACTTCCCCCCACCACTCAGAGACTGCTTCGCCACCTTCAGAGAGAG ATTGACTTCGATGGGACGTGAAGATATCTCTGACAATTTAATTAGCGCTTCCATCTTCCTGCGGTTCCTTTGTCCGGCCATACTTTCCCCCAGTCTATTTGGAATAACTCATG AATACCCGAACGAGCGCGCGGCTCGCAATCTGACGTTGGTGGCAAAGACTCTGCAGACGTTGGCCAACTTCACGCGCTTCCAGGGCAAGGAGGCCTTCATGGAGTTCCTCAACGACTTCCTCGAGCAGGAGGCGCCCAACATGAAGGCCTTCCTACGAGCTATCTCT ACACGTCCTCAAGATCAGCAATCGCAGCAGACACAGGAGAACAAGCGGGACTCGTCAGTATCTCAGGGGTCTGCGGGGTCTGAGGGATCGGGGAggggcgcggcggcgggcggtgCTGTGGGCGGGGCTGTGGGCGGGGCTGTGGGCGGTGCTGTGGGCGCGGGGGGCGTGGAGCCCGACCCCGAGTGGGCGCCGCACGTGGACCTCGGCAAGCAGCTCGCCACACTGCACGCCCTGCTCGTCGACAGCCTGCCCAAGCTGCCGCAGCCCAGGATACAA GAGCTGGAGCCGCTGTCAGATATCCTCGAGGAGCTGAGCAATAGACTAGCCAGTAACGACAACGGGCCCATGGCACCGGTTTCTGATAACATCTTTAG GTTTAATGATCCCACATGCAACACACCTACAAAACAAAGTAACGCCGAACCCCCAACTAACGGACAACTTAACAACAACTTCGCTCACAGTTCGCCGATCATGAACAAAAATGGCGTTCAATTCAACATTAGCCCGTCGAAATCTAACGCAGAAGACTCAAAATACAAAGGAACCTACGCCGCAGTATCAAAGTCGCCCAGTTTTAACTTACGCTCCGCAACACTACCCAGGAACGGGTATGGCTCCAACCAACAAAATCAGAACGTGAACCCAGACAGGTACAGCTCCCAGTACAATAACCAAGAACATTGCGTCAATCTAAAGGTCGTACAAATCGGTTTCGGCTCGGATCAATATCCGAAAGGTATCAGCAATGGTCTCAACGAAAGCTTAGAGAGGAGATTCCAAGATAGATACAAACCGAACAATTACAATCAACAACAATCTCACTTCCACAACAGTAATTACAACACGGAAAGATCTCCAAGCAACGATAGCATCAATCATAATTACAGTTCCAACGAAAtgcaaaatattatgaaagagACGGCCACATTGGAGGAGCTCTCAGATTTGCTAAAATATGCCGACGATTCAGATATTGTAGACGACAAGCAGAACAACAAAAAGATCACATCGCAATCTAAAATGaacaataacaacaacaataataacattgtGAACGGCAACAAAACCAACTACACAAATAACGGGTCCAATGTTTCGATCAGTGGACTGTCGAATGTCGCTAGTTCGGGCTACCAGAGTATCGCCACCTACAGCCAAAGTAGCAGCCCCATAGAGAACACTGGGCATCATCACCAACCGTATGAAAACGGCGGACAACCGATGTCCCGCTACTCGCAGCTAAACTACCAAAAACAGAGAGAGAAACAGTATTACGACAGCAAAAACGAGAAGTTCTATCCGAAGAGTCCGGTGCAACAGAAAATCGAATACGACATACAAAAGTATGGAATTCAAAACTTCACCACCGCCGACAATGTACAGAGCAACACAAACGCCAACTCTAAAATAGCGCCGCTTGTGTTTACCAACCCGGTCTACAACATGGAGGACGGTCGACAGGCACAAGAGAAGAACGCAAACAATGATAACAGGAACTCGAAGCGCTGCCCCTGTGGCTCGTCCAGTTCATCGATAGATGAGGAGGGTTTGAGCACGGACAACGTGGAGACCAACTCAGAGGAGGGTTCCACCAACTTCAACGACGACGGGAGGAACTTTGACCAACAGAACCGCAACAATACCCACCGAAAGCTCACCAGAGATAATTGTTCTTACGAAGACTCGTACCAGAGAAACCACAACCATTCCCCTAGGATAAGAGACGACGAGTCGTCCAGCAACTCGCCCAGCTTACGGAAAAATAGCAAAACTCGCATGCCGCGGACGAATCCGATGCTCTCTTACTCGACGAATCAGAACCAACTGAACTTGAAGCACTTCGGTCAACGAGGCGAGATGTACGAGAGCAAGCCGCATCACATCTCCACCGACTCCGGCTACCCGATGAGCCGGTCCGACTCCAACGTAGAGGAGGTCAACAAGGAAATGTACAGGCTTCAGATATCGAGGAGTCAGAAGGCTATGTTCAACATGGAAAACTCGAAGAACTCTCCAGAGAAATTCACGATGACCGAAAACACGATTCCCGAGACGAATTATCCTTTAGACAGGGCATACTCGGGGACTAAGATGTCGAGTAGTCGAGTGAACGAAGATTTGGAGAGGCATCAGGATTACTACGGTATGCGGGACAGAAGGGATTCCCCCAACACCGCGGTGTTTGGAGGATCGCAGACGAGCGAGGCGAGCGAGCGAGTCAACAGTCGGGAGGTGCGCGGGGAGCGCGGGGAGCGCGAGCCCACCACGCGGGACAAGCTGCAGCGGCGACTGAGTCTGGAGTCCGCGCGCGACCTCACCGACAGCTCGGATGATGTCGACGACACGCTCTACAGCACCACGGGTCGCCGCCGCACATCCAAACATCACAGAACTATTGAACAG TATGAACGTGAAATAGAAAGGTTGAAGTGTTCTGTCGAGCTGCTGCGCGGCCGCCTGGGCCCGGCCGAGCCCGGTCAAGACCACACGGACGCTAAAATGAAGGCGATTATATCAAG GTTAATTTGTGTGGAAGAGGAACTGAGGCGCGAGCAGCGCAAGATGGCGGCAGCACTGTCGCACAAACAGCGCGTGATCGAGGCGCAGGAGCACCGCATCGCGGCTCTCGACGAGGCCAACACGCGCCTGCTCTCCGCGCTCGTACACTTGCAGCAGCGCGCGCCGCACCCCGCACCCACACACTCCCACCACGAACTACAGATATAA
- the LOC106719560 gene encoding uncharacterized protein LOC106719560, whose product MENNEEEHDHNNIHVVPRRVEVIYRRKTRERKIFMDELKEVRKRRDKHFMKRIIASIGPNWYYELSEPQRRNLDTLEFCIYQDVLAGRPVKTKSVIRQLGLHPRPTTDDIMHCVIAGRKDPKQMLSNLFGLMFGHTIDGKRAVYDMNGKLLLSSILYLGMPHLIKSLQIMFYNEPQEIKEIKPEPKPKPILKSPYLQEMVACQYKPPKRKPQRPPPLPHLDTLNEPFEVEPVIRKPPPLPPPPPPPKKRLPRSYCDRIAGIVSLEPRWSIDNLSMKPLARSFQRRKTSKISILEDKKKLYGISATPTKKVRRRKPVAPSTGLKNSQYLIKGVSIVHGRYFYLLGNVSILPPDGEMIHGGYAHVKGENININCGYRAHPPPPAPDPCDCLELWNNSVFEYIKNTKCHCGHYYDFGNDGAFLPDELPFFEKPTQNTPFRFNYQTIYDLDEKQLFVEKQFKKLWDTDSVLGPPGDHDKDKRDKKKLKVRRLSASTINENLKPEDYLKSALRKLRRDNIAARLPDVHLVPLLKEWMRHRIYGPYSAREKARLLSRSCNDWQKFWALSFKDYMHVFPPKDPNYAGHTNWLHKHSLNQHFRKYTRKYKIDVFKAFATFNNMLWTTMCQAQFPGKNFREIYFSYLYDKVEDLLLMHPYSVGETAERKKIMENKRYSCYQPIERDE is encoded by the coding sequence atggAGAATAATGAAGAAGAACATGACCATAATAACATCCATGTGGTGCCTCGCAGGGTGGAGGTCATTTACAGACGAAAGACCAgagaaaggaaaatatttatggatGAATTGAAAGAAGTGAGGAAACGTAgagacaaacattttatgaaaagAATTATTGCTTCGATCGGCCCTAATTGGTATTACGAGCTCAGTGAACCACAGAGAAGAAATCTGGACACGCTCGAATTTTGTATTTACCAAGATGTGTTAGCAGGCCGGCCCGTAAAGACCAAGAGTGTCATCCGTCAGCTGGGCTTGCATCCCCGGCCAACTACCGATGACATCATGCATTGCGTCATCGCCGGACGTAAAGATCCTAAGCAGATGCTCTCAAATTTATTTGGTCTGATGTTCGGTCACACCATCGATGGGAAGCGTGCCGTCTACGACATGAACGGAAAGTTGTTGCTGTCGTCTATACTTTACTTGGGTATGcctcatttaataaaatcattacaaattatgttttataatgaaCCTCAGGAAATAAAGGAAATTAAGCCGGAACCTAAACCCAAGCCCATCTTAAAGTCTCCGTACTTACAAGAAATGGTGGCGTGTCAATATAAACCGCCGAAGCGCAAACCGCAACGTCCACCACCTTTGCCACATTTGGACACTCTCAATGAACCCTTTGAAGTAGAGCCCGTGATCCGCAAGCCCCCGCCcttgccgccgccgccgccgccgcccaaGAAGCGGCTGCCGCGCTCCTACTGCGACCGCATTGCTGGTATAGTATCACTCGAGCCGCGCTGGTCTATTGATAATTTGTCAATGAAGCCTTTGGCACGTAGCTTTCAACGCAGGAAAACATCTAAAATTAGCATTTTAGAAGACAAAAAGAAGCTCTATGGCATATCCGCAACCCCAACGAAAAAAGTTCGTCGTAGGAAACCAGTGGCGCCTTCGACGGGCTTGAAAAattcacaatatttaataaaaggtGTCAGTATCGTACACGGCAGATATTTCTACCTACTTGGTAATGTGTCAATATTACCACCCGATGGCGAAATGATACACGGCGGCTATGCGCATGTGAAGGgcgaaaatataaatataaattgcgGCTATCGCGCCCACCCGCCACCGCCAGCGCCCGATCCCTGCGACTGCTTAGAACTATGGAACAATTCTGTTTTCGAATACATCAAAAACACTAAATGTCACTGCGGTCACTATTACGACTTTGGAAACGATGGTGCCTTCTTGCCGGATGAATTACCTTTCTTTGAAAAACCAACTCAAAATACTCCGTTCCGTTTTAACTATCAGACCATATACGATTTGGACGAGAAGCAGCTTTTCGTGGagaagcaatttaaaaaactttgggACACGGACAGCGTGTTGGGCCCGCCCGGTGACCACGACAAAGATAAAAGAgataaaaagaaactaaaagttCGGAGACTGTCTGCGAGTACGATTAATGAAAATCTTAAACCCGAAGACTATTTAAAAAGTGCGCTCAGAAAATTAAGACGTGATAACATTGCAGCTCGCCTACCTGATGTGCATTTAGTACCGCTGTTGAAAGAGTGGATGCGTCATCGTATTTACGGGCCTTATTCTGCGAGAGAAAAAGCTAGGCTTTTATCAAGAAGTTGTAATGACTGGCAAAAGTTCTGGGCTCTTTCGTTTAAAGATTACATGCACGTTTTCCCTCCGAAAGACCCAAATTACGCCGGTCACACAAATTGGCTTCATAAGCACAGTCTGAACCAACATTTCCGAAAATATACTCGAAAATACAAGATAGACGTGTTCAAAGCTTTTGCGACCTTTAACAACATGTTGTGGACCACGATGTGCCAAGCGCAGTTTCCGGGTAAAAACTTTAGAGAAATATATTTCTCCTATCTCTACGATAAAGTAGAAGATTTACTGTTAATGCATCCGTATAGTGTTGGAGAAACTGCGGAGAGGAAGAAGATAATGGAAAACAAACGATACAGCTGTTACCAACCTATCGAACGAGACGAGTGA